A single window of Sphingobium sp. SCG-1 DNA harbors:
- a CDS encoding adenosine kinase, with translation MTQTPAQYDVIAIGNAIVDVIAREDDAFLATHALTKGAMQLLDAETAEFLYDAMGSAVEISGGSAANTLAGMAAFGKSCAFIGQVRDDQLGQVFAHDIRALGIAFDTPVRTQEPPTARCLIMVTPDAQRTMNTYLGASQFLPALALDKTTIQAAKILYLEGYLWDPEEPRAAMRTAIGYAKEAGRKVAFTLSADFVIARHRADFLALIEEGLIDILFSNEDEIRALTELESLEAAIAAIAPKVPVLVCTCGAEGAIAIVDGVRSETTAAPVAQIVDTTGAGDLFASGFLTGYVDGLSVEDSLKLGAIAAAEVISHYGARPEADLKLLRAQQL, from the coding sequence GTGACCCAGACCCCCGCCCAATATGACGTCATCGCCATCGGCAACGCCATCGTCGATGTGATCGCCCGCGAAGACGACGCCTTTCTCGCCACGCATGCCCTCACCAAGGGCGCGATGCAGTTGCTCGACGCGGAAACGGCGGAGTTTCTGTACGATGCCATGGGTTCGGCGGTGGAGATCAGCGGCGGATCGGCGGCGAATACGCTTGCGGGCATGGCGGCGTTCGGCAAGTCCTGCGCCTTCATCGGCCAGGTACGCGACGATCAGTTGGGGCAGGTGTTCGCGCATGACATTCGCGCGCTCGGCATCGCATTCGATACGCCCGTCCGCACGCAGGAGCCACCGACGGCGCGCTGCCTCATCATGGTGACGCCCGACGCACAGCGGACGATGAACACCTATCTTGGCGCGTCGCAATTCCTGCCCGCACTGGCGCTGGACAAGACGACCATCCAGGCCGCGAAGATCCTGTATCTCGAAGGCTATCTCTGGGATCCCGAAGAGCCCCGCGCCGCGATGCGGACCGCAATCGGCTATGCCAAGGAAGCCGGGCGCAAGGTCGCCTTCACGCTCTCCGCCGACTTCGTGATCGCCCGCCATCGCGCCGACTTCCTTGCGCTGATCGAGGAGGGCCTGATCGACATCCTGTTTTCGAACGAGGATGAAATCCGCGCGCTGACCGAACTGGAAAGCCTGGAAGCGGCGATAGCCGCGATCGCGCCGAAGGTTCCGGTGCTGGTCTGCACCTGCGGCGCGGAAGGCGCGATCGCGATTGTCGACGGTGTCCGTTCGGAAACGACCGCAGCGCCTGTCGCGCAGATCGTCGATACCACGGGCGCGGGCGACCTGTTCGCCTCCGGCTTCCTCACTGGCTATGTCGATGGCCTTTCGGTCGAAGACAGCCTGAAGCTGGGCGCTATCGCCGCAGCCGAAGTGATTTCGCATTACGGTGCACGGCCCGAGGCGGACCTGAAACTGCTCCGCGCGCAGCAGCTCTAG